One stretch of Cyclopterus lumpus isolate fCycLum1 chromosome 10, fCycLum1.pri, whole genome shotgun sequence DNA includes these proteins:
- the arr3b gene encoding arrestin 3b, retinal (X-arrestin), translated as MSKVYKKTSGNGQIALYLGKRDFVDNVESVEVVDGVLKVDPTDLNGRKVFVYLACAFRYGSEDLDVIGLSFRRDIWIQRVQVYPPTGESVARTPMQESLMKKIGEQGCPFSFKMPANLPCSVSLQPGQNDSGKACGVDFEVKGYISDVANSADEIDKKDTCRLMIRKIQFAPANNKPGPKADIAKQFMMSDKPVNLEVSLEKEVYYHGDPITVNVKINNETTKVVKKILISVEQVTIVVLYSSDNYTKAVCSEEFGETINGNSTFEKSYQITPLLANNKEKRGLSVDGRLKDEDTHLASTTLSQGDKEMQGILISYKVKVNLMMSGGGLLGSLTGSDVTVELPVTLMSPKPAEV; from the exons ATTGCCCTGTACTTGGGGAAGAGAGACTTTGTGGACAATGTGGAGTCAGTGGAAGTAGTTG ACGGTGTTCTTAAAGTGGACCCTACTGATCTTAATGGCAGAAAAG TATTTGTCTACCTTGCTTGTGCCTTCCGCTATGGAAGCGAAGACTTGGATGTTATTGGGCTGTCCTTCAGGAGAGACATCTGGATACAGCGCGTTCAGGTGTATCCACCTACAGGCGAAAGCGTAGCCAGAACACCAATGCAGGAATCTCTTATGAAGAAAATTGGAGAGCAAGGATGTCCCTTTTCCTTCAAG ATGCCAGCAAATCTCCCATGCTCAGTCTCCCTACAGCCTGGGCAGAATGACTCTGGCAAG GCTTGTGGTGTGGACTTTGAGGTTAAAGGATACATTTCCGACGTAGCAAACAGTGCAGATGAAATTGACAAGAA GGACACATGTCGCCTGATGATTCGCAAAATACAATTTGCACCAGCTAACAACAAGCCTGGACCCAAGGCTGATATAGCAAAGCAGTTTATGATGAGTGACAAACCTGTGAATTTGGAGGTatcccttgaaaaagag GTTTATTACCATGGGGATCCAATCACCGtcaatgtaaaaataaacaacgAAACCACCAAGGTTGTGAAGAAAATCCTTATTTCAG TTGAGCAGGTCACAATTGTGGTGCTCTACTCATCTGATAATTACACCAAAGCGGTCTGCTCCGAGGAGTTTGG GGAGACAATTAACGGCAACTCTACATTTGAGAAGTCCTACCAAATAACCCCCCTGCTGGCCAACAACAAAGAGAAGCGGGGTCTTTCAGTGGACGGACGGCTAAAAGACGAGGACACCCACCTAGCATCCACTACCCT GAGTCAAGGAGATAAGGAGATGCAGGGAATCCTCATCTCCTATAAAGTCAAGGTCAATCTAATGATGTCCGGCGGAGG CCTGCTGGGTAGCTTAACAGGAAG CGATGTCACTGTGGAGCTTCCTGTTACTCTGATGTCCCCAAAACCTGCAG AAGTGTAA
- the rab41 gene encoding LOW QUALITY PROTEIN: ras-related protein Rab-41 (The sequence of the model RefSeq protein was modified relative to this genomic sequence to represent the inferred CDS: inserted 2 bases in 2 codons), with translation MSTTTGGGEFGNPLRKFKLVFLGEQSVGKTSLITRFMYDSFDNTYQATIGIDFLSKTMYLEDRTIRLQLWDTAGQERFRSLIPSYIRDSAAAVVVYDIANLNSFSXTSKWIDDVRTERGSDVXIMLVGNKTDLADKRQVSVEGAAERKARELNVMYIETSAKAGYNVKTGCCSVVVAAALPGMDSTPEKSKEDMIDIKLEKQPEMTVTESSLLLLVHLTLSQPVSSTNSLSLSGHSLHPWHTTTGMEDLSFSSFFFPFSTQ, from the exons ATGTCAACCACGACCGGCGGCGGAGAGTTTGGCAACCCTTTACGAAAGTTCAAGCTCGTCTTTCTGGGCGAACAGAGCG TTGGGAAGACCTCACTCATCACCAGGTTTATGTATGACAGTTTTGACAACACCTATCAG GCAACAATTGGCATTGACTTTTTGTCAAAAACCATGTACCTAGAAGATCGTACG ATTCGGCTGCAGCTCTGGGATACAGCCGGACAGGAACGTTTCCGCAGCCTCATCCCCAGTTACATCCGCGACTCAGCCGCTGCTGTGGTGGTTTATGACATAGCCA ATCTTAATTCATTCA AAACCTCAAAGTGGATTGATGATGttagaacagagagaggaagtgatg ataTCATGCTTGTTGGGAACAAAACAGACTTAGCGGACAAAAG GCAAGTTTCTGTTGAGGGAGCGGCAGAGAGGAAAGCTCGAGAACTCAATGTGATGTACATAGAGACCAGTGCCAAGGCTGGCTATAACGTCAAAACAGGTTG CTGTTCCGTCGTCGTCGCCGCTGCATTGCCTGGGATGGATAGCACACCGGAGAAAAGCAAAGAGGACA TGATCGACATCAAACTGGAGAAACAGCCAGAGATGACTGTCACCGAGAGCAGTCTGCTCCTGCTAGTACACCTCACCCTCTCCCAGCccgtctcctccaccaacagctTGTCTCTCAGTGGCCACTCTCTCCACCCGTGGCACACTACCACTGGGATGGAGGAcctgtctttttcttccttttttttccctttttcaacTCAGTGA